One segment of Thermococcus sp. AM4 DNA contains the following:
- the hmgA gene encoding hydroxymethylglutaryl-CoA reductase (NADPH) has product MEFEELVEKVVKGEVKLHQVEKYTDKRTATEVRRKALERKLGVKLDHIGHYSIDPEQVIGRNIENMIGVVQIPMGVAGPLKINGEYAKGEFYIPLATTEGALVASVNRGCSALTEAGGVKTTLIDDKMTRAPLLKCPDARRAREVAEWVKENIDYLQEKAVSKVTRHGKLRDVKPFIVGNNLYLRFEFETGDAMGMNMVTISSEEIMKVIGEEFPDVRYLALSGNLCVDKKPNAMNFINGRGKTVIAEAIVPREIVERKLKTTPELIAEVNYRKNLVGSAQAGSYGFNAHFGNIVGAIFLATGQDEAQITEGSHGITLAEVTPEGDLYISITMPSLEIGTVGGGTRVPTQREALSIMGVAGGGDPPGTNAKKFAEIVAGAVLAGELSLLAAIAAKHLAKAHKELGR; this is encoded by the coding sequence ATGGAGTTTGAGGAGCTCGTTGAGAAGGTCGTTAAGGGAGAGGTGAAGCTCCACCAGGTTGAGAAGTACACCGACAAGAGGACCGCAACGGAAGTAAGGAGGAAGGCCCTCGAGAGGAAGCTCGGCGTGAAGCTCGACCACATCGGGCACTACAGCATAGACCCCGAGCAGGTCATCGGCAGGAACATCGAGAACATGATAGGCGTCGTCCAGATACCGATGGGCGTTGCAGGGCCCCTCAAAATCAACGGAGAATATGCAAAGGGTGAGTTCTACATACCCCTCGCCACCACCGAGGGTGCGCTCGTTGCGAGCGTGAACCGCGGTTGCTCCGCCCTCACCGAGGCAGGTGGTGTTAAGACGACGCTCATCGACGACAAAATGACCCGCGCACCGCTCCTCAAGTGCCCCGACGCGAGGAGAGCGAGAGAAGTCGCGGAGTGGGTGAAAGAGAACATAGACTACCTGCAAGAGAAGGCCGTCAGCAAGGTTACCAGACACGGAAAGCTTCGCGATGTTAAGCCCTTCATAGTGGGCAACAACCTCTACCTGCGCTTCGAGTTCGAGACCGGCGACGCCATGGGAATGAACATGGTAACGATATCGAGCGAGGAGATAATGAAGGTCATCGGAGAGGAGTTTCCGGACGTTAGGTATCTGGCGCTCTCGGGCAACCTCTGCGTTGACAAGAAGCCCAACGCCATGAATTTCATCAACGGGCGCGGGAAAACTGTCATTGCCGAGGCGATAGTGCCGAGGGAGATAGTCGAGAGGAAGCTCAAGACCACGCCGGAACTCATAGCCGAGGTGAATTACCGCAAGAACCTCGTCGGCTCGGCCCAGGCCGGTTCCTACGGCTTCAACGCTCACTTTGGCAACATAGTCGGAGCAATCTTCCTCGCCACGGGCCAGGACGAGGCGCAGATTACAGAAGGCTCTCACGGCATAACCCTCGCGGAGGTTACGCCTGAGGGAGACCTCTACATCAGCATAACAATGCCGAGCCTCGAAATCGGAACCGTCGGAGGAGGAACGCGCGTCCCGACCCAGAGGGAGGCCTTAAGCATTATGGGCGTCGCTGGAGGAGGCGACCCACCTGGCACAAACGCCAAGAAGTTCGCGGAGATAGTTGCCGGAGCGGTTCTCGCTGGGGAACTCTCGCTCCTCGCGGCGATAGCGGCGAAACACCTCGCGAAGGCCCATAAAGAGCTGGG
- a CDS encoding MinD/ParA family protein, which produces MAVIVMTGRGGAGKTTTTANLSTFLAGREYRVLAIDGDLYLPNLGFHFGMDNVKYTVHSLLRDPSLDPEWAIYKHRETGVYVMPGSSNLHDVIGISPQGLRDLVERVKYKFGVVFVDSPTGVPFDTLPTFEVADYQIIVVEIERSPIYSFETMVENEVNKLKALGEEYGLKIGVVLNKVRESADVVDKIIDVIENEVGVPVLSWVPFDDAVPESINVGIPVLAYKPKSDAALAFAEAGEVLEEWIFG; this is translated from the coding sequence ATGGCAGTGATCGTAATGACGGGCAGGGGTGGTGCCGGAAAGACCACGACCACCGCCAACCTGAGCACTTTTCTGGCGGGGAGGGAGTACAGGGTTCTTGCAATAGACGGCGACCTCTACCTCCCGAACCTCGGGTTCCACTTTGGCATGGACAACGTCAAGTACACTGTTCACTCGCTTCTCAGGGATCCAAGCCTCGATCCGGAGTGGGCGATCTACAAGCATCGGGAGACGGGAGTTTATGTGATGCCCGGGAGCTCAAACCTCCACGATGTAATCGGAATCTCTCCCCAGGGCCTGAGGGACCTTGTGGAGAGGGTTAAGTACAAGTTCGGTGTCGTTTTTGTCGATTCCCCCACAGGCGTTCCCTTTGACACCCTTCCCACCTTCGAGGTGGCGGATTACCAGATAATCGTGGTGGAGATAGAGCGTTCACCGATCTACTCCTTTGAGACGATGGTCGAGAACGAGGTAAACAAGCTTAAGGCCCTCGGCGAGGAGTATGGGCTCAAGATCGGCGTCGTCCTCAACAAGGTTCGCGAGAGCGCCGACGTGGTGGACAAGATCATAGACGTGATAGAGAACGAGGTCGGCGTTCCTGTTCTCAGCTGGGTGCCATTCGATGACGCGGTTCCCGAGTCGATAAACGTCGGAATCCCAGTGCTCGCTTACAAACCGAAGAGCGACGCAGCTTTAGCCTTCGCCGAAGCGGGGGAGGTTCTTGAGGAGTGGATCTTCGGCTGA
- the tdh gene encoding L-threonine 3-dehydrogenase, with protein MTEKMPAIMKTKPAYGAELVEVDVPKPGPGEVLIRVLATSICGTDLHIYEWNEWAQSRIKPPQIMGHEVAGEVVEVGPGVEDLQEGDYISAETHIVCGKCYACKHNRYHVCQNTKIFGVDMDGVFATYAIVPAQNAWKNPKDMKPEYASLQEPLGNAVDTVLAGPIAGRSTLITGAGPLGLLGITVAKASGAYPVIVSEPSDFRRKLAKKVGADYVINPFEEDPVEVVMSITDGAGVEVFLEFSGAPKALEQGLKATTPGGRVSLLGLFPRDVTLDFNNLIIFKALEVHGITGRHLWETWYTVSSLIQSGKLNLDPIITHKYKGFDKFEEAFELMRAGKTGKVVFFPKE; from the coding sequence ATGACAGAGAAAATGCCCGCTATTATGAAGACCAAACCCGCTTACGGTGCCGAGCTCGTTGAGGTTGACGTTCCCAAGCCCGGGCCGGGCGAGGTTCTCATCAGGGTTCTCGCGACGAGCATCTGCGGAACCGACCTGCACATCTACGAGTGGAACGAGTGGGCGCAGAGCAGAATCAAGCCGCCCCAGATCATGGGGCACGAGGTCGCTGGAGAGGTCGTCGAGGTCGGCCCAGGCGTCGAGGACCTCCAGGAGGGCGATTACATAAGCGCCGAAACCCACATCGTCTGCGGCAAGTGCTACGCCTGCAAGCACAACCGCTACCACGTCTGCCAGAACACCAAGATTTTCGGCGTCGATATGGACGGCGTCTTCGCTACCTATGCCATCGTTCCGGCCCAGAACGCCTGGAAGAACCCCAAGGATATGAAGCCCGAATACGCCTCACTCCAGGAGCCCCTTGGCAATGCAGTTGATACCGTTTTAGCCGGCCCGATAGCTGGAAGGAGTACGCTCATAACCGGGGCCGGCCCGCTCGGACTGCTCGGCATAACCGTCGCGAAGGCGAGCGGTGCTTACCCGGTCATCGTGAGCGAGCCGAGCGACTTCAGGAGAAAGCTCGCCAAGAAGGTCGGTGCCGACTACGTCATCAACCCCTTCGAGGAGGACCCGGTTGAGGTCGTCATGAGCATAACCGACGGTGCCGGGGTTGAGGTATTCCTTGAGTTCAGCGGTGCGCCTAAAGCTCTGGAGCAGGGCCTTAAGGCGACGACCCCTGGAGGAAGGGTCTCCCTGCTCGGACTGTTCCCGCGCGACGTCACGCTCGACTTCAACAACCTCATAATCTTCAAGGCCCTTGAAGTTCACGGCATCACCGGAAGGCACCTCTGGGAGACCTGGTACACGGTCTCAAGCCTGATTCAGAGTGGAAAGCTCAACCTCGACCCGATTATCACCCACAAGTATAAGGGCTTTGACAAGTTTGAAGAGGCCTTCGAGCTGATGAGAGCAGGAAAGACCGGCAAGGTCGTCTTCTTCCCGAAGGAGTGA
- a CDS encoding phenylalanine--tRNA ligase subunit alpha: MELSYGEKLTLIKLNELKKAKFEELVKETGLEQVAVMRAVLGLQAKGLAKLHERSERVVKLTETGKKYAEIGLPEWRALKLLRERRKVTLDDLREVLSDDELKPIVGLLRKEGWASVRKEDGKLVLEITEKGLEAEERPIDRALKLLAEKGVVPVKEIEKLVPVKELKRRKIGEEETVTEREVEITPEGEQLAPKVELKREVSVLTPELIKSGKWREVEFRKFDIKAPVRRIYPGKKQPYRAFLDKIRRRLIEMGFIEMTVESMIETQFWNFDALFQPQNHPAREWTDTYQLKYPKSGFLPEAELVERVKTAHERGLAGSRGWGYVWSPERAMLLMPRAHGTALDARQLAKGVEIPGKYFTIQRVFRPDVLDRTHLIEFNQIDGFVVGEELNFRHLLGILKRFAVEIAGAKKVKFLPDYYPFTEPSVQMSAYHPELGWVEFGGAGIFREEMTKALGIDVPVIAWGIGIDRLAMFKLGIDDIRYLFSYDLRWLREAKLVW, encoded by the coding sequence ATGGAGCTGAGTTATGGGGAGAAGCTCACCCTCATCAAGCTCAACGAACTGAAAAAAGCGAAATTCGAGGAACTCGTTAAAGAGACCGGTCTCGAGCAGGTAGCGGTCATGAGGGCCGTTCTCGGCCTGCAGGCGAAGGGTTTGGCCAAGCTTCACGAGAGGAGTGAGAGGGTCGTTAAGCTCACTGAGACCGGAAAGAAGTACGCCGAAATTGGCCTTCCAGAGTGGAGGGCCCTAAAGCTCCTCCGCGAGAGGAGAAAGGTTACGCTCGACGACCTCAGAGAAGTCCTCAGCGATGACGAGCTCAAGCCGATAGTGGGTCTCCTCAGGAAGGAGGGCTGGGCGAGCGTCAGGAAGGAGGACGGTAAGCTCGTCCTTGAAATCACGGAGAAGGGGCTTGAAGCTGAGGAGAGGCCCATTGACAGGGCCCTAAAGCTCCTCGCCGAGAAGGGGGTTGTCCCGGTTAAGGAAATCGAGAAGCTCGTCCCTGTCAAGGAGCTCAAGAGGAGGAAAATCGGCGAGGAGGAAACGGTAACCGAGAGGGAAGTCGAGATTACTCCGGAGGGCGAGCAGTTAGCTCCGAAAGTCGAGCTGAAGCGAGAGGTCTCGGTTCTAACCCCTGAACTCATAAAGTCCGGCAAATGGAGGGAAGTTGAGTTCAGGAAGTTCGACATAAAGGCCCCGGTGAGGAGGATTTACCCTGGCAAGAAGCAGCCCTATAGAGCTTTCCTCGACAAGATAAGGAGAAGGCTCATCGAGATGGGCTTCATCGAGATGACGGTTGAGAGCATGATTGAGACCCAGTTCTGGAACTTCGATGCCCTCTTCCAGCCCCAGAACCACCCGGCGAGGGAGTGGACCGACACTTACCAGCTCAAGTACCCGAAGAGCGGTTTCCTGCCCGAGGCGGAGCTCGTTGAGAGGGTTAAGACCGCCCACGAGCGCGGTCTGGCCGGCTCGCGCGGCTGGGGCTACGTCTGGTCTCCGGAGAGGGCGATGCTCCTCATGCCGAGGGCGCACGGAACTGCCCTTGACGCGAGACAGTTAGCTAAGGGCGTCGAGATTCCGGGGAAGTACTTCACGATTCAGCGCGTTTTCAGGCCGGACGTCCTCGACAGGACTCACCTCATCGAGTTCAACCAGATTGACGGCTTCGTCGTCGGCGAGGAGCTGAACTTTAGACACCTCCTCGGAATCCTCAAGCGCTTCGCGGTGGAAATCGCCGGAGCGAAAAAGGTGAAGTTCCTACCCGACTACTACCCGTTCACGGAGCCAAGCGTCCAAATGAGCGCATACCACCCTGAACTTGGCTGGGTCGAGTTTGGCGGTGCCGGAATCTTCCGCGAGGAGATGACCAAGGCTCTGGGCATCGACGTCCCGGTCATCGCGTGGGGAATCGGAATCGACAGGTTGGCAATGTTCAAGCTCGGGATAGACGACATACGCTACCTCTTCAGCTACGACCTCCGCTGGCTGAGGGAAGCGAAGCTGGTGTGGTGA
- a CDS encoding DUF2283 domain-containing protein, with protein sequence MAKNVRYDPDVDILYVQLSKKKPVDADMKGDVVIDLDENGEVVGFEIWRARELILPEFMKFIEKIKAEKAHVEG encoded by the coding sequence ATGGCGAAGAACGTAAGGTACGACCCCGACGTTGATATCCTTTACGTTCAGCTCTCGAAGAAGAAGCCCGTTGATGCCGACATGAAAGGAGATGTAGTCATAGACCTCGACGAGAACGGAGAGGTCGTTGGCTTCGAGATTTGGCGCGCGAGGGAGCTAATCCTGCCGGAGTTCATGAAGTTCATCGAGAAGATAAAGGCTGAGAAGGCCCACGTGGAGGGTTGA
- the pheT gene encoding phenylalanine--tRNA ligase subunit beta, whose protein sequence is MPKFDVSKRDLERLVGKEFTVEEWEDLFLYAKCELDDVWEENGEIYFKADSKDTNRPDLWSAEGIARQIRWALGFQRGLPKYEVEKSDVAVYVDERLKDIRPYGVYAIVEGLKLDEEALKQMINLQEKVALTFGRRRREVAIGIFDFDKVKPPIYYRAGEKTERFVPLGFEEELTLEEILEKHEKGKEYGHLIKDKPYYPLLVDSEGKVLSMPPIINSETTGRVTTETRNVFVDVTGWDLNKVMLALNVVVTALAERGGKIRSVKVVYPDFEIETPDLTPKSFEVELDYIRKLTGLELSDGEIKDLLERMMYEVKLEDGKAKLLYPAFRDDIMHARDVLEDVLIAYGYNEIEPEEPKLAVQGRGDKFVEFEDAVRELMVGFGLQEVMTFNLTNREAQYEKMNLQYGRDYFNNPPAELVEIENPISPKWSALRNWLLPSLLDFLSQNTHEEYPQRLFEVGKATLIDEGRETKTVSESKLAVVLAQPRVTFTDAKEILDSVMRHLGFEYELEEVEHPSFIPGRVGKVIVNGQTIGVIGEIHPAVLEKWGIEMPVAGFELFLRPLYTEPYL, encoded by the coding sequence ATGCCAAAGTTCGACGTGTCAAAGCGGGATTTGGAAAGGCTCGTCGGGAAGGAGTTCACGGTCGAGGAGTGGGAGGACCTCTTCCTCTACGCCAAATGCGAGCTGGACGACGTCTGGGAGGAGAACGGTGAAATCTACTTCAAGGCCGACTCGAAAGATACGAACAGGCCCGACCTCTGGAGCGCCGAGGGGATAGCAAGGCAGATACGCTGGGCGCTCGGCTTCCAAAGAGGACTGCCGAAATACGAGGTCGAGAAAAGCGACGTTGCCGTTTACGTTGACGAGAGGCTGAAGGATATCCGTCCATACGGTGTTTACGCAATCGTTGAGGGCCTTAAACTCGACGAAGAAGCGCTCAAGCAGATGATTAACCTCCAGGAGAAGGTGGCTCTGACATTCGGAAGGAGGAGAAGGGAGGTAGCGATAGGCATCTTCGACTTCGACAAGGTGAAGCCCCCGATATACTACAGGGCAGGGGAGAAAACCGAGAGGTTCGTCCCGCTCGGCTTCGAGGAGGAGCTTACGCTGGAGGAAATCCTTGAAAAGCACGAGAAAGGGAAAGAGTACGGCCATTTGATTAAGGACAAGCCCTACTACCCTCTCCTCGTGGACAGCGAGGGTAAGGTTCTCTCGATGCCCCCGATAATCAACTCCGAAACGACCGGAAGGGTGACGACCGAAACGAGGAACGTCTTCGTTGACGTCACCGGCTGGGATTTGAACAAGGTCATGCTAGCCCTTAACGTTGTCGTTACTGCTTTGGCGGAGCGCGGAGGAAAGATTAGGAGCGTTAAAGTCGTTTACCCGGACTTCGAGATTGAAACGCCCGATTTAACTCCCAAGTCCTTCGAGGTCGAGCTGGACTACATAAGGAAGCTGACCGGCCTCGAGCTGAGCGACGGCGAAATCAAGGACCTCCTCGAGAGGATGATGTACGAGGTGAAGCTTGAGGACGGTAAAGCAAAGCTCCTCTATCCGGCCTTCCGCGACGACATAATGCACGCCAGGGACGTTTTAGAGGACGTTCTCATCGCCTACGGCTACAACGAGATTGAGCCCGAGGAGCCGAAGCTTGCCGTCCAGGGCAGGGGCGATAAGTTCGTTGAGTTCGAGGACGCCGTCAGAGAGCTGATGGTCGGCTTCGGCCTTCAGGAGGTCATGACCTTCAACCTGACCAACAGGGAGGCCCAATACGAGAAAATGAATCTCCAATACGGAAGGGACTACTTCAACAACCCACCGGCTGAACTCGTCGAGATAGAGAACCCGATAAGCCCGAAGTGGTCGGCGCTGAGGAACTGGCTTCTGCCGAGTTTGCTCGACTTCCTGAGCCAGAACACCCACGAGGAGTACCCGCAGAGGCTCTTCGAGGTCGGCAAAGCGACGCTCATCGACGAGGGTAGAGAAACGAAGACGGTCAGCGAGAGCAAGCTTGCCGTCGTGCTGGCCCAGCCGAGGGTTACCTTCACCGACGCGAAGGAAATCCTTGACAGCGTGATGAGGCATCTTGGCTTCGAATACGAGCTTGAAGAGGTCGAGCACCCGAGCTTCATTCCGGGCAGGGTTGGAAAGGTAATCGTAAACGGCCAGACCATCGGCGTAATCGGCGAAATTCACCCTGCGGTCTTAGAAAAGTGGGGAATCGAGATGCCCGTTGCCGGCTTCGAGCTGTTCCTAAGGCCCCTCTACACGGAGCCCTACCTTTAG
- the thyX gene encoding FAD-dependent thymidylate synthase — MGNRIKVRLVNYTKRPLETVTWAALISYWDGWESEAFERMTENDVERHLPRVLGYGHESILEHAVLTFSIEGCSRTCSHQLVRHRLASYTQQSQRYIKLNPEDVEDTFVIPESVRERPELYKKWRKLMREAIELYEESYKAGVHQEDARFILPQAVKTKIVVTMNLRELKHFFGLRLCERTQWELREVAWKMLEEIARNEELRPIIKWARLGPRCIQLGYCPERELMPPGCWKRTKEKWQGLVSGEFGRGHGGKNPSES; from the coding sequence ATGGGGAATAGAATAAAGGTCAGACTCGTCAATTATACGAAGAGGCCCCTTGAAACTGTCACCTGGGCGGCACTAATAAGCTATTGGGACGGCTGGGAGAGTGAAGCCTTCGAGCGAATGACAGAGAATGACGTTGAGAGGCATCTGCCAAGGGTTCTCGGCTACGGCCACGAGTCAATTTTAGAGCACGCGGTCCTGACGTTCTCGATCGAAGGCTGTTCTCGAACATGTTCGCACCAACTCGTAAGGCATAGACTTGCAAGTTATACCCAGCAGTCACAGCGCTACATAAAATTAAACCCGGAAGACGTTGAGGATACCTTCGTGATTCCCGAAAGCGTGAGGGAGAGACCCGAACTCTATAAAAAGTGGAGGAAGCTTATGCGCGAAGCCATCGAGCTGTACGAGGAGAGCTACAAAGCAGGGGTTCACCAGGAGGACGCGCGCTTCATCCTTCCGCAGGCGGTGAAAACGAAGATAGTCGTAACCATGAACCTCCGCGAGTTGAAGCACTTCTTCGGTCTGAGGCTATGCGAGAGGACCCAGTGGGAGCTCCGAGAGGTTGCCTGGAAGATGCTGGAGGAGATCGCGAGAAACGAAGAGCTCAGGCCGATTATAAAATGGGCGAGGCTCGGACCGAGGTGCATTCAGCTCGGCTACTGTCCTGAGCGGGAACTCATGCCGCCGGGCTGCTGGAAGAGGACAAAGGAGAAGTGGCAGGGACTCGTTTCTGGCGAATTTGGCAGGGGGCATGGGGGTAAAAATCCGTCAGAGAGCTAA
- a CDS encoding DUF996 domain-containing protein: protein MAELKNAKMLGGIGAILSVIGLGFIGFILKLLAVKQISEATGNEDIFNKYLWAAITNIIGGIIVFGSFMAAIRSGKFGVGVLGLGGFIAVVLLIVGAWFMKQSYDLIAEETGVGMFHTVALLYIVGAILMIFLIGGLLIAIAAILEIVAYFSLPDTLEKSSPTPTAEF from the coding sequence ATGGCGGAACTTAAAAACGCAAAAATGCTGGGTGGAATTGGAGCAATACTGAGCGTTATTGGACTGGGGTTTATTGGATTTATCCTGAAGCTCCTGGCAGTGAAGCAGATCTCCGAGGCAACGGGCAACGAAGATATCTTCAACAAGTACCTCTGGGCGGCGATTACCAACATCATCGGTGGCATCATAGTGTTCGGTAGCTTCATGGCCGCGATCAGAAGCGGGAAGTTCGGAGTTGGTGTTCTTGGTCTCGGGGGCTTCATAGCCGTTGTTCTGCTGATAGTCGGTGCATGGTTCATGAAGCAGAGCTACGACCTGATAGCCGAGGAAACGGGCGTGGGAATGTTCCACACCGTGGCCCTGCTTTACATAGTTGGAGCTATCCTGATGATATTCCTGATCGGTGGCCTGCTGATTGCAATCGCCGCGATCCTTGAGATAGTTGCGTACTTCTCCCTGCCCGATACCCTCGAGAAGAGCTCCCCCACGCCAACGGCGGAGTTTTGA
- the argF gene encoding ornithine carbamoyltransferase, with protein sequence MVVSLAGRDVLCLQDFTREELETILKTAEMMKIWNKIGKPHRVLEGKTLAMIFQKPSTRTRISFEVGIYQLGGYGLYLNAQDLQLRRGETIADTARVLSRYVDGIMARVYAHKDVEDLAKYASVPVINGLSDFSHPCQALADYQTILEKKGRIQGLKIVYVGDGNNVAHSLMIAGTKLGAHVVVATPEGYEPDERVIKWAEQNAAESGGSFELTHDPVQAVKDADVIYTDVWASMGQEAEAEERRKIFQPFQVNKELVKHAKPDYIFMHCLPAHRGEEVTDDVIDSPNSVVFDQAENRLHAQKAVMALVMGGIKV encoded by the coding sequence ATGGTGGTTAGCCTTGCCGGAAGGGACGTTCTCTGCCTTCAGGACTTCACGAGGGAGGAGCTTGAGACTATTCTCAAGACGGCTGAGATGATGAAGATCTGGAACAAGATTGGAAAGCCGCACCGCGTTCTCGAGGGCAAAACGCTCGCCATGATCTTCCAGAAGCCCTCGACCAGAACCAGAATTTCCTTCGAGGTTGGAATCTACCAGCTCGGCGGCTACGGCCTCTACCTCAACGCCCAGGATCTCCAGCTCAGGCGCGGCGAGACCATCGCCGACACCGCGCGCGTTCTCAGCAGGTACGTCGACGGAATAATGGCCCGCGTTTACGCCCACAAGGACGTTGAAGACCTCGCCAAGTACGCGAGCGTCCCGGTCATCAACGGTCTGTCCGACTTCAGCCACCCGTGCCAGGCTCTGGCGGATTACCAGACCATACTCGAGAAGAAGGGCAGGATTCAGGGCCTCAAGATAGTCTACGTCGGTGATGGAAACAACGTGGCTCACTCACTCATGATAGCCGGAACCAAGCTTGGCGCTCATGTCGTCGTTGCAACTCCCGAGGGCTACGAGCCGGACGAGAGGGTCATTAAGTGGGCCGAGCAGAACGCGGCCGAGAGCGGTGGTTCCTTCGAGCTCACCCACGACCCGGTTCAAGCCGTCAAGGACGCGGACGTCATCTACACCGACGTCTGGGCGAGCATGGGCCAGGAAGCCGAGGCCGAGGAGAGAAGGAAGATATTCCAGCCGTTCCAAGTCAACAAGGAGCTCGTCAAGCACGCCAAGCCCGACTACATCTTCATGCACTGCCTCCCGGCTCACAGGGGAGAGGAAGTCACCGACGACGTCATAGACAGCCCGAACAGCGTCGTCTTCGACCAGGCCGAGAACAGGCTCCACGCCCAGAAGGCCGTTATGGCCCTCGTCATGGGCGGAATAAAGGTTTGA
- a CDS encoding MBL fold metallo-hydrolase, which yields MLVYFIGTGGSEGIPAHLCTCSTCSEARKFGFAQRRPSTLAVITDNRKAVLFDVGTDIRDFLNVPLEAIFLTHWHHDHIYGLYKLRWMARETVLYAPKGSADALILQNPKNLRPRTLKPFETVELDTLRITALKLNHGVETFGYLIEEDGKSVALLYDTKGLPEETREFLEERAPLRLAIVDATYPPGFEDPYHNNVDEAAELGLKLAERTVLSHISHKNLPFLELTDYVRKRWGNRVLVAYDGMVFYV from the coding sequence ATGCTCGTCTACTTCATCGGAACCGGCGGGAGCGAAGGGATTCCAGCTCATCTCTGCACCTGCTCGACGTGCAGCGAGGCGAGGAAGTTCGGCTTCGCCCAGAGAAGGCCCTCAACGCTCGCGGTAATTACCGACAACAGAAAGGCCGTTCTCTTCGACGTTGGGACTGACATAAGGGACTTCCTCAACGTCCCGCTGGAGGCCATCTTCCTGACCCACTGGCACCACGACCACATCTACGGCCTCTACAAGCTCCGCTGGATGGCGAGGGAGACTGTCCTTTATGCCCCGAAGGGAAGCGCCGACGCGCTAATCCTGCAGAACCCGAAGAACCTCCGCCCGAGAACGCTTAAGCCCTTCGAAACGGTCGAGCTCGACACGCTAAGGATTACGGCGTTAAAGCTCAACCACGGCGTTGAGACGTTCGGCTACCTCATCGAAGAGGACGGGAAGAGTGTGGCCTTGCTCTACGATACCAAGGGCCTTCCCGAGGAAACGCGGGAATTCTTGGAGGAGAGAGCTCCGCTCCGGCTGGCGATTGTGGATGCCACTTATCCCCCGGGCTTTGAAGACCCCTACCACAACAACGTTGATGAAGCCGCAGAACTTGGCCTCAAACTCGCTGAGAGGACCGTCCTGAGCCACATCTCTCACAAAAACCTGCCGTTCCTTGAGCTGACGGACTACGTGCGGAAGAGGTGGGGAAACAGGGTTTTAGTTGCCTACGACGGCATGGTGTTCTACGTCTAA
- a CDS encoding Mut7-C RNAse domain-containing protein — protein sequence MKFIADMMLGRLARWLRLYGHDTLYGIEDDEEIIETAKRENRVILTKDVALARRAERLGVNVFLLRSNSLEDQVAELKRLGVEFGELFPANARCPKCNGPIKAVPKEAVRERVSPKVYERYDEFYVCQNCGQIYWPGRQWEEMLKIDEKLRELK from the coding sequence ATGAAGTTCATCGCCGACATGATGCTCGGAAGGTTGGCCCGATGGCTCAGGCTCTACGGCCACGACACACTCTACGGAATTGAAGACGACGAGGAGATAATCGAGACCGCTAAAAGGGAAAACCGGGTAATCCTCACGAAAGATGTCGCTCTCGCCAGGAGAGCCGAAAGACTCGGCGTTAATGTCTTCCTCCTCCGCTCCAACTCACTTGAGGACCAGGTCGCGGAGCTTAAACGCCTCGGCGTTGAGTTCGGGGAGCTGTTCCCTGCAAACGCGCGCTGTCCGAAGTGCAACGGGCCCATAAAAGCGGTTCCAAAGGAGGCAGTTAGGGAAAGAGTTTCCCCCAAGGTTTATGAGCGTTACGATGAGTTCTACGTCTGCCAGAACTGCGGACAAATCTACTGGCCGGGAAGACAGTGGGAGGAGATGCTGAAAATCGACGAAAAACTGAGGGAGTTGAAATGA